From Triticum urartu cultivar G1812 chromosome 2, Tu2.1, whole genome shotgun sequence, a single genomic window includes:
- the LOC125540323 gene encoding uncharacterized protein LOC125540323 isoform X2 has product MAYSVPTLLLSSMEQNNVRHRCKPQEEDRLGALTDDILLSILGSVDLATAARTSALSTRWRSLPWLLPELNLHVRDFLPVPCPDYPVAAALRIFFYSKIPAQHINQAMASLTRAARSFLRTKHSGTVTKMSLEIYLVGNYSHDIGPLVRDVIDNGTVRELDLTIADDKDFRCKHADMLQKARVVDGFFSTYPNVLPCLTRLHLYNLRFAEGDMLHRTLFDCCKQLQHLSLDHCDTGDGSVWQIDAPSSGLRVLELRYSYLKRLEVRCLPKLELLRWEVWLHNETPLHFGSVPCLKELFLLCGADIDHPGFSLSQLLDGATDIHTLTLNFQGEKLWIQPESRQLRAAFSKLRKLSIYGIYVEFDLLWTINLLEAAPTVEVFEVEAFEHPCSVPFWARVGLQRVQPSWKTPGFTSCSKWQLRELHFGSFSPLVGHHMLFVREVMGRAPKLETVLLMENEEPCKKCKAMGALPTPVGGMFPRSKDEQEAIAKQLRDKRIVSSSSAAKIVFKSIASTVVF; this is encoded by the exons ATGGCGTACTCTGTTCCGACCTTATTATTATCGTCCATGGAGCAGAATAATGTGCGCCACCGCTGC AAGCCACAAGAGGAAGATAGGCTGGGCGCCCTGACTGACGACATCCTGCTCTCCATCTTGGGGAGTGTGGACCTTGCGACGGCCGCAAGGACCAGCGCCCTGTCGACGCGCTGGAGGAGCCTGCCATGGCTGCTCCCCGAGCTTAACCTCCATGTCAGGGATTTCCTGCCCGTGCCATGCCCAGATTACCCTGTTGCTGCTGCTCTACGGATATTTTTTTATTCTAAAATACCAGCGCAACACATAAATCAAGCAATGGCGTCCCTGACCAGAGCTGCTAGGAGTTTCTTGCGCACCAAACACAGCGGAACCGTCACAAAAATGTCCCTTGAGATATACCTCGTTGGCAACTACTCGCATGATATTGGCCCGCTGGTCCGTGACGTCATCGACAACGGCACGGTAAGAGAGCTGGACCTCACCATTGCCGACGACAAGGATTTCAGGTGCAAACATGCAGATATGCTGCAGAAAGCACGGGTCGTGGACGGGTTCTTCAGCACGTATCCTAATGTGCTCCCTTGCCTCACGAGGCTCCACCTCTACAACCTGCGCTTCGCCGAGGGGGACATGCTGCACCGCACGCTGTTCGACTGCTGCAAGCAGCTGCAGCACCTCAGCCTGGACCACTGCGACACCGGCGACGGCTCGGTGTGGCAGATAGACGCACCGAGTTCGGGGCTCAGGGTTCTTGAGCTCCGCTATTCCTACTTGAAGAGGCTCGAGGTGCGCTGCCTTCCCAAACTAGAGCTGCTCCGTTGGGAGGTCTGGCTGCACAATGAGACCCCCTTGCATTTTGGTTCTGTGCCGTGTCTCAAGGAGTTATTCCTCCTATGTGGTGCAGACATTGACCACCCGGGGTTTAGTTTAAGCCAGCTTCTAGATGGTGCCACAGACATCCATACCCTGACCTTAAACTTCCAAGGAGAAAAG CTTTGGATCCAGCCTGAAAGCAGGCAACTCCGTGCTGCATTCAGCAAGCTAAGGAAGCTGTCTATTTATGGCATATATGTTGAGTTTGACCTGTTATGGACAATAAATCTCCTTGAAGCTGCTCCAACCGTGGAGGTATTTGAGGTTGAG GCGTTTGAACATCCATGTTCCGTGCCATTTTGGGCACGTGTTGGCCTTCAAAGAGTGCAGCCCTCATGGAAGACGCCTGGATTCACAAGCTGTAGCAAGTGGCAGCTGAGAGAGCTCCACTTTGGCAGCTTTAGTCCCTTGGTGGGGCATCATATGTTATTTGTGCGTGAGGTGATGGGTCGAGCTCCAAAGCTGGAGACTGTTCTTTTGATGGAAAATGAAGAGCCATGCAAGAAGTGTAAGGCAATGGGTGCACTACCTACTCCTGTAGGAGGTATGTTTCCAAGGAGCAAAGATGAGCAAGAGGCCATAGCCAAGCAGCTTAGGGACAAGAGGATCGTCTCCTCGTCCTCGGCGGCGAAGATAGTTTTCAAAAGTATTGCTTCAACAGTGGTATTCTGA
- the LOC125540323 gene encoding uncharacterized protein LOC125540323 isoform X1 encodes MAYSVPTLLLSSMEQNNVRHRCCKPQEEDRLGALTDDILLSILGSVDLATAARTSALSTRWRSLPWLLPELNLHVRDFLPVPCPDYPVAAALRIFFYSKIPAQHINQAMASLTRAARSFLRTKHSGTVTKMSLEIYLVGNYSHDIGPLVRDVIDNGTVRELDLTIADDKDFRCKHADMLQKARVVDGFFSTYPNVLPCLTRLHLYNLRFAEGDMLHRTLFDCCKQLQHLSLDHCDTGDGSVWQIDAPSSGLRVLELRYSYLKRLEVRCLPKLELLRWEVWLHNETPLHFGSVPCLKELFLLCGADIDHPGFSLSQLLDGATDIHTLTLNFQGEKLWIQPESRQLRAAFSKLRKLSIYGIYVEFDLLWTINLLEAAPTVEVFEVEAFEHPCSVPFWARVGLQRVQPSWKTPGFTSCSKWQLRELHFGSFSPLVGHHMLFVREVMGRAPKLETVLLMENEEPCKKCKAMGALPTPVGGMFPRSKDEQEAIAKQLRDKRIVSSSSAAKIVFKSIASTVVF; translated from the exons ATGGCGTACTCTGTTCCGACCTTATTATTATCGTCCATGGAGCAGAATAATGTGCGCCACCGCTGCTGC AAGCCACAAGAGGAAGATAGGCTGGGCGCCCTGACTGACGACATCCTGCTCTCCATCTTGGGGAGTGTGGACCTTGCGACGGCCGCAAGGACCAGCGCCCTGTCGACGCGCTGGAGGAGCCTGCCATGGCTGCTCCCCGAGCTTAACCTCCATGTCAGGGATTTCCTGCCCGTGCCATGCCCAGATTACCCTGTTGCTGCTGCTCTACGGATATTTTTTTATTCTAAAATACCAGCGCAACACATAAATCAAGCAATGGCGTCCCTGACCAGAGCTGCTAGGAGTTTCTTGCGCACCAAACACAGCGGAACCGTCACAAAAATGTCCCTTGAGATATACCTCGTTGGCAACTACTCGCATGATATTGGCCCGCTGGTCCGTGACGTCATCGACAACGGCACGGTAAGAGAGCTGGACCTCACCATTGCCGACGACAAGGATTTCAGGTGCAAACATGCAGATATGCTGCAGAAAGCACGGGTCGTGGACGGGTTCTTCAGCACGTATCCTAATGTGCTCCCTTGCCTCACGAGGCTCCACCTCTACAACCTGCGCTTCGCCGAGGGGGACATGCTGCACCGCACGCTGTTCGACTGCTGCAAGCAGCTGCAGCACCTCAGCCTGGACCACTGCGACACCGGCGACGGCTCGGTGTGGCAGATAGACGCACCGAGTTCGGGGCTCAGGGTTCTTGAGCTCCGCTATTCCTACTTGAAGAGGCTCGAGGTGCGCTGCCTTCCCAAACTAGAGCTGCTCCGTTGGGAGGTCTGGCTGCACAATGAGACCCCCTTGCATTTTGGTTCTGTGCCGTGTCTCAAGGAGTTATTCCTCCTATGTGGTGCAGACATTGACCACCCGGGGTTTAGTTTAAGCCAGCTTCTAGATGGTGCCACAGACATCCATACCCTGACCTTAAACTTCCAAGGAGAAAAG CTTTGGATCCAGCCTGAAAGCAGGCAACTCCGTGCTGCATTCAGCAAGCTAAGGAAGCTGTCTATTTATGGCATATATGTTGAGTTTGACCTGTTATGGACAATAAATCTCCTTGAAGCTGCTCCAACCGTGGAGGTATTTGAGGTTGAG GCGTTTGAACATCCATGTTCCGTGCCATTTTGGGCACGTGTTGGCCTTCAAAGAGTGCAGCCCTCATGGAAGACGCCTGGATTCACAAGCTGTAGCAAGTGGCAGCTGAGAGAGCTCCACTTTGGCAGCTTTAGTCCCTTGGTGGGGCATCATATGTTATTTGTGCGTGAGGTGATGGGTCGAGCTCCAAAGCTGGAGACTGTTCTTTTGATGGAAAATGAAGAGCCATGCAAGAAGTGTAAGGCAATGGGTGCACTACCTACTCCTGTAGGAGGTATGTTTCCAAGGAGCAAAGATGAGCAAGAGGCCATAGCCAAGCAGCTTAGGGACAAGAGGATCGTCTCCTCGTCCTCGGCGGCGAAGATAGTTTTCAAAAGTATTGCTTCAACAGTGGTATTCTGA
- the LOC125540323 gene encoding uncharacterized protein LOC125540323 isoform X3, with the protein MAYSVPTLLLSSMEQNNKPQEEDRLGALTDDILLSILGSVDLATAARTSALSTRWRSLPWLLPELNLHVRDFLPVPCPDYPVAAALRIFFYSKIPAQHINQAMASLTRAARSFLRTKHSGTVTKMSLEIYLVGNYSHDIGPLVRDVIDNGTVRELDLTIADDKDFRCKHADMLQKARVVDGFFSTYPNVLPCLTRLHLYNLRFAEGDMLHRTLFDCCKQLQHLSLDHCDTGDGSVWQIDAPSSGLRVLELRYSYLKRLEVRCLPKLELLRWEVWLHNETPLHFGSVPCLKELFLLCGADIDHPGFSLSQLLDGATDIHTLTLNFQGEKLWIQPESRQLRAAFSKLRKLSIYGIYVEFDLLWTINLLEAAPTVEVFEVEAFEHPCSVPFWARVGLQRVQPSWKTPGFTSCSKWQLRELHFGSFSPLVGHHMLFVREVMGRAPKLETVLLMENEEPCKKCKAMGALPTPVGGMFPRSKDEQEAIAKQLRDKRIVSSSSAAKIVFKSIASTVVF; encoded by the exons ATGGCGTACTCTGTTCCGACCTTATTATTATCGTCCATGGAGCAGAATAAT AAGCCACAAGAGGAAGATAGGCTGGGCGCCCTGACTGACGACATCCTGCTCTCCATCTTGGGGAGTGTGGACCTTGCGACGGCCGCAAGGACCAGCGCCCTGTCGACGCGCTGGAGGAGCCTGCCATGGCTGCTCCCCGAGCTTAACCTCCATGTCAGGGATTTCCTGCCCGTGCCATGCCCAGATTACCCTGTTGCTGCTGCTCTACGGATATTTTTTTATTCTAAAATACCAGCGCAACACATAAATCAAGCAATGGCGTCCCTGACCAGAGCTGCTAGGAGTTTCTTGCGCACCAAACACAGCGGAACCGTCACAAAAATGTCCCTTGAGATATACCTCGTTGGCAACTACTCGCATGATATTGGCCCGCTGGTCCGTGACGTCATCGACAACGGCACGGTAAGAGAGCTGGACCTCACCATTGCCGACGACAAGGATTTCAGGTGCAAACATGCAGATATGCTGCAGAAAGCACGGGTCGTGGACGGGTTCTTCAGCACGTATCCTAATGTGCTCCCTTGCCTCACGAGGCTCCACCTCTACAACCTGCGCTTCGCCGAGGGGGACATGCTGCACCGCACGCTGTTCGACTGCTGCAAGCAGCTGCAGCACCTCAGCCTGGACCACTGCGACACCGGCGACGGCTCGGTGTGGCAGATAGACGCACCGAGTTCGGGGCTCAGGGTTCTTGAGCTCCGCTATTCCTACTTGAAGAGGCTCGAGGTGCGCTGCCTTCCCAAACTAGAGCTGCTCCGTTGGGAGGTCTGGCTGCACAATGAGACCCCCTTGCATTTTGGTTCTGTGCCGTGTCTCAAGGAGTTATTCCTCCTATGTGGTGCAGACATTGACCACCCGGGGTTTAGTTTAAGCCAGCTTCTAGATGGTGCCACAGACATCCATACCCTGACCTTAAACTTCCAAGGAGAAAAG CTTTGGATCCAGCCTGAAAGCAGGCAACTCCGTGCTGCATTCAGCAAGCTAAGGAAGCTGTCTATTTATGGCATATATGTTGAGTTTGACCTGTTATGGACAATAAATCTCCTTGAAGCTGCTCCAACCGTGGAGGTATTTGAGGTTGAG GCGTTTGAACATCCATGTTCCGTGCCATTTTGGGCACGTGTTGGCCTTCAAAGAGTGCAGCCCTCATGGAAGACGCCTGGATTCACAAGCTGTAGCAAGTGGCAGCTGAGAGAGCTCCACTTTGGCAGCTTTAGTCCCTTGGTGGGGCATCATATGTTATTTGTGCGTGAGGTGATGGGTCGAGCTCCAAAGCTGGAGACTGTTCTTTTGATGGAAAATGAAGAGCCATGCAAGAAGTGTAAGGCAATGGGTGCACTACCTACTCCTGTAGGAGGTATGTTTCCAAGGAGCAAAGATGAGCAAGAGGCCATAGCCAAGCAGCTTAGGGACAAGAGGATCGTCTCCTCGTCCTCGGCGGCGAAGATAGTTTTCAAAAGTATTGCTTCAACAGTGGTATTCTGA